One window from the genome of Thermaerobacter marianensis DSM 12885 encodes:
- the xseB gene encoding exodeoxyribonuclease VII small subunit, whose product MNEAVPPDAAAPPAVPGAVLSPYPADPAASGSPAEQGTPAPPAPPPHAAAAATSAAAAAPAAGASGTGGASFEAMLEELERIVRELESGEASLDRSLELFQRGIGLVRRCYRHLDAMERTIQWLLEDEDGEPRLVPAPELVRAAEGGETP is encoded by the coding sequence GTGAATGAGGCCGTGCCCCCGGATGCAGCGGCGCCCCCGGCGGTCCCGGGAGCGGTCCTGTCCCCGTACCCGGCGGACCCGGCGGCTTCGGGAAGCCCGGCTGAACAGGGGACCCCGGCGCCGCCCGCGCCCCCGCCGCACGCGGCGGCGGCGGCCACCTCCGCGGCGGCCGCCGCGCCGGCGGCAGGGGCCTCGGGGACCGGTGGGGCGAGCTTCGAGGCGATGTTGGAAGAACTGGAGCGCATCGTCCGGGAGCTGGAGTCGGGCGAGGCGAGCCTGGACCGCTCGCTGGAGCTGTTCCAGCGGGGGATCGGGCTGGTGCGCCGGTGCTACCGGCACCTGGACGCCATGGAACGGACCATCCAGTGGCTGCTCGAGGACGAAGACGGGGAGCCCCGCTTGGTCCCCGCGCCGGAACTGGTCCGGGCCGCGGAGGGAGGCGAGACCCCGTGA
- a CDS encoding polyprenyl synthetase family protein, with protein MTADGRGAAGDWRAEFEALAAGARRALEEVLPGPDVPPARIHEAMRYSALAGGKLLRPVLVMAAARCVGGPEAVTPAVRRAAAAVELVHTYSLIHDDLPAMDDDAMRRGQPANHVVFGEAMAILAGDALLTLAFEVLAGLPRWGADPAVALAVAEELARAAGTAGLIGGQVDDLDAVQGAPLDLARLQSIHRRKTGALFRACVRMGARLAGAGEGELEALTAYATAFGEAFQIVDDILDVTGDEAELGKPVGSDARRGKVTVPGLVGLERARRLAAEATERAVASLDPLGDRAALLAWLARSLLERRR; from the coding sequence GTGACGGCCGACGGCCGCGGGGCGGCGGGCGATTGGCGGGCGGAGTTCGAGGCCCTGGCCGCGGGCGCGCGCCGGGCCCTGGAAGAGGTGCTGCCGGGCCCGGACGTCCCGCCCGCCCGCATCCACGAAGCCATGCGCTACAGCGCACTGGCCGGCGGGAAGCTGTTGCGCCCGGTGCTGGTGATGGCCGCGGCCCGGTGCGTCGGGGGCCCGGAGGCGGTGACGCCGGCCGTCCGGCGCGCCGCAGCGGCGGTGGAACTGGTCCACACCTACTCCCTGATCCACGACGACCTGCCGGCCATGGACGATGACGCCATGCGCCGCGGCCAGCCGGCCAACCACGTGGTGTTCGGGGAAGCCATGGCGATCCTGGCCGGGGACGCCCTGTTGACCCTTGCCTTCGAGGTCCTGGCGGGCCTGCCGCGCTGGGGAGCCGATCCCGCCGTCGCCCTGGCCGTGGCGGAAGAACTGGCCCGCGCCGCCGGCACGGCGGGGCTCATCGGCGGGCAGGTGGACGACCTGGATGCCGTCCAGGGCGCGCCCCTGGACCTGGCGCGGCTGCAGTCCATCCACCGGCGCAAGACGGGCGCGCTCTTCCGTGCCTGCGTACGCATGGGCGCGCGGCTGGCGGGCGCCGGGGAGGGGGAGCTGGAGGCGCTGACCGCCTACGCCACCGCCTTTGGCGAGGCGTTCCAGATCGTGGACGACATCCTGGACGTGACGGGCGACGAGGCCGAACTGGGCAAGCCGGTGGGCAGCGACGCGCGTCGGGGCAAGGTGACGGTACCGGGCCTGGTAGGCCTGGAGCGGGCGCGCCGGCTGGCCGCCGAGGCGACGGAGCGCGCCGTGGCCAGCCTGGACCCCCTGGGCGACCGGGCCGCCTTGCTGGCGTGGCTGGCGCGGAGCCTGCTGGAGCGGCGGCGTTGA